One window from the genome of Enterococcus haemoperoxidus ATCC BAA-382 encodes:
- a CDS encoding efflux RND transporter periplasmic adaptor subunit, with the protein MKKKTIFGILAVLVVMIAIFLIVQGNSGKSKAITVRTGEVKNETIVEKLSTTGTLIPNQTQTLMGTGNVVDVFVKTGDKVEKDKVLATYDNGLQLTAGFNGTVTQVNIKSKQADTNAQQGKPSIQLDDLSTLKVQLALSNSEASAVAVDQKAEITSGNETFSGKVAEKDPAAQSTQSATGTSASLGAVVTFDQAPEKLFAGFDVDVDITTNTVENVLALPIEALTYNDKNEPIVFEVKNGRAKETKIEIGIQSDKLIEVKSGLKEGEKVILSPSSDIKNNTEVTKE; encoded by the coding sequence ATGAAGAAAAAAACAATTTTCGGTATTCTTGCAGTTTTAGTTGTTATGATTGCTATTTTCTTGATCGTTCAAGGAAATTCAGGAAAATCAAAAGCTATTACTGTTCGAACTGGTGAAGTAAAAAACGAAACGATCGTTGAAAAACTTTCTACAACCGGTACGTTAATTCCCAATCAAACACAAACACTTATGGGAACCGGCAATGTTGTCGATGTGTTTGTCAAGACCGGTGATAAAGTAGAAAAAGACAAAGTTTTAGCAACATATGATAACGGCTTACAATTAACTGCCGGATTCAATGGCACGGTCACTCAGGTCAACATTAAATCCAAACAAGCCGATACAAATGCTCAGCAAGGAAAACCATCGATTCAGCTAGATGATCTTTCTACCTTAAAAGTTCAACTAGCATTATCTAACTCAGAGGCTTCTGCTGTAGCTGTTGATCAAAAAGCGGAAATCACAAGCGGTAATGAAACGTTTTCAGGAAAAGTCGCTGAAAAAGATCCTGCTGCTCAAAGTACTCAATCAGCAACAGGAACAAGTGCAAGTTTAGGTGCCGTTGTAACCTTTGATCAAGCACCAGAAAAACTGTTCGCAGGTTTTGATGTAGATGTCGATATCACAACAAATACCGTTGAAAATGTCCTAGCCTTACCGATCGAAGCTTTAACCTATAATGATAAAAATGAACCGATTGTATTCGAGGTTAAAAATGGCCGTGCCAAAGAAACAAAAATTGAAATCGGCATTCAATCAGATAAATTGATCGAAGTCAAAAGCGGACTAAAAGAAGGAGAAAAGGTGATTCTTTCTCCAAGTTCTGATATCAAAAACAATACTGAAGTAACCAAAGAATAG
- a CDS encoding ABC transporter ATP-binding protein produces MIDLKDVVKIYRTGGEELEALKHVSLHIAEGEFTSIMGPSGSGKSTMMNILGLLDRFDEGTYHLNGQDVTNLTSNESAHVRNKEIGFVFQSFNLMPRMSLLDNVALPMVYSGISAKERKERALEALRKVGLADRIAHRPNAISGGQKQRVAIARAIVNDPAVLMADEPTGNLDSKTTLEIMKIFQDLNDTGTTVVMVTHEPDVAQYTKRIVSFRDGEIIDDQPVLDRKTL; encoded by the coding sequence TTGATCGATTTAAAAGATGTAGTAAAAATCTACCGTACCGGCGGAGAAGAACTAGAAGCTTTAAAACACGTTTCCCTGCATATTGCAGAAGGAGAATTCACTTCTATTATGGGCCCTAGCGGTTCTGGTAAATCAACCATGATGAATATTCTTGGTTTATTAGATCGTTTTGACGAAGGAACCTATCACTTGAATGGACAAGACGTTACCAATTTGACGAGTAACGAAAGTGCTCACGTTAGAAATAAAGAAATTGGTTTTGTTTTTCAATCCTTTAATTTGATGCCGCGGATGTCCCTACTAGACAATGTTGCCCTACCGATGGTTTATTCTGGTATTTCGGCAAAAGAGCGCAAAGAGCGCGCATTAGAAGCTTTGAGAAAAGTGGGTTTGGCAGATCGTATAGCTCATAGACCAAATGCTATTTCTGGCGGACAAAAACAACGTGTAGCCATCGCTCGAGCTATCGTAAATGATCCAGCCGTTTTAATGGCTGATGAACCGACAGGTAATTTAGATTCAAAAACAACACTGGAAATCATGAAGATTTTCCAAGATTTAAATGATACTGGTACAACTGTTGTCATGGTTACACATGAACCGGATGTAGCGCAATACACGAAGCGAATCGTGTCATTTAGAGATGGTGAAATCATTGATGATCAACCAGTATTAGATCGAAAAACACTATAG
- a CDS encoding ABC transporter permease encodes MGIIESFKMAIDSILANKMRSFLTMLGIIIGIAAVIAILAVGNGATSQITGTFSDLGASTISVSTSRDATDSQKITSKDIKALKDGIPQIDHLSPVVSIQAVGAANEKSKATLIMAGTPDLQYTNQTMDKDIVYGRYFNTTEYSEGSKVAVISADTARYFFNGRENVVGEKINLRGQKGQISARIIGVTKSTVEKMVGSFDEEEMMGYVSIPLTTADNLNPDATKITSLTVIVKSKDDIDAVSKQIVNILSVRHNTVGEKVYTATNFLQALDQVNNVLGLFINFIVAVAAIALLVGGIGVMNIMLVSVTERTREIGTRKALGATDSNILFQFLTESVILCLIGGLIGLTLGAILAVTVASALDITAQFTLSSIVAVLLFSSAIGIFFGVYPARKAAKLDPIEALRYE; translated from the coding sequence ATGGGAATTATTGAAAGTTTCAAAATGGCGATCGATAGTATTCTAGCGAATAAAATGCGTTCGTTTTTGACTATGCTGGGAATTATTATCGGAATTGCAGCTGTGATCGCTATATTAGCTGTGGGTAATGGTGCGACTAGTCAAATCACAGGCACATTCAGCGATTTGGGTGCTTCTACGATTTCTGTTTCTACTAGTCGAGACGCAACCGATAGTCAAAAAATCACCAGTAAAGACATCAAAGCATTAAAAGATGGCATCCCGCAAATCGACCATCTCTCTCCTGTTGTTTCAATTCAAGCAGTCGGAGCTGCAAATGAAAAATCAAAAGCAACATTGATCATGGCAGGAACGCCTGATTTACAATATACCAATCAAACAATGGATAAAGACATCGTCTATGGTCGTTATTTCAATACAACCGAATACTCTGAAGGCAGCAAAGTAGCTGTAATTAGCGCTGACACCGCTCGCTATTTTTTCAACGGACGAGAAAACGTTGTGGGTGAAAAAATTAACTTACGCGGACAAAAAGGACAAATCAGTGCCCGAATCATCGGCGTAACCAAAAGTACCGTAGAAAAAATGGTTGGCTCTTTTGACGAAGAGGAAATGATGGGTTATGTCTCCATTCCACTAACTACAGCGGATAATTTAAATCCTGATGCCACTAAAATCACTAGTTTAACTGTAATTGTCAAATCCAAAGATGATATCGATGCAGTTTCGAAACAAATCGTAAATATCCTCTCTGTTCGTCACAATACAGTCGGTGAAAAAGTCTATACTGCAACGAACTTCTTGCAAGCACTTGATCAAGTGAATAATGTTTTAGGTTTATTTATCAACTTTATTGTAGCTGTTGCGGCAATTGCTCTGCTTGTTGGAGGTATTGGTGTGATGAATATCATGCTTGTTTCGGTAACGGAACGAACTAGAGAAATTGGAACAAGAAAAGCATTAGGCGCAACAGATAGTAATATCTTATTTCAGTTTCTGACAGAATCGGTTATTCTGTGCTTGATTGGTGGACTGATTGGATTAACATTAGGTGCAATCTTGGCAGTTACTGTTGCTAGTGCTTTGGATATCACAGCACAGTTTACGTTAAGCTCAATTGTAGCTGTACTTTTATTTTCAAGTGCTATTGGGATTTTCTTTGGTGTTTATCCAGCAAGAAAAGCTGCGAAACTTGATCCAATCGAAGCATTACGTTACGAATAA